The window CCCTTCTTGTTGCGGCCGTGCGAGGTAATCCAGTAAATCCGCTCACCGATGGTGGCAGCGCCTTCCAGGTCCGATTCCTTGTTCTTCTTGGTGCCCAAAAAGTCAGACAGGTCGACCACGTCCACCGCATCGGCCACGCCGCGCTGGTAGATTTTCAGCTGGTTGCGTTCGTCGTTGGCGACCACGAACAGGTCTTCCCCGAGCGCGGCGGCGGCCGAGGCGTCACACATGCCGCGATAGGTAAAATGGTCTTCCAGCTTCGCGTGCAGCGCGTCCGCAATCAGGGTGGCGCTGGCCGCTTCGTGTTTGCTCATGGCGTCCTCCGTGTATTAACTAGAACACCATCATAGTGGCTAACGCAGGCGCCGCGCCGCACGCGTGACCAGCCAGCCCGCCACCACCGTGAACGTGGCGATGATCCCGGCAATGATCCAGAAGCCGGCCGGGTGGTGCGCCAGCGGAATGCCGCCCACGTTCATGCCCAGCATGCCGGCGATGATGTTGATCGGCAGCGCCAGCACAGTCACGATGGTCAGGATGAACAGGCTGCGGCCCGTCTCTTCGCTCACGCGCGCGGCGATTTCTTCCTGCAGCAGCTTGATGCGTTCCTGCAGCGACGACATATCGCTCAGCACGACCGAGAATTCCTCGGTCGCTTCGCGCAGCTCCTGGGTGTCCAGGTCGGCCATCCACGAGGGCGGGCGTTGCAGGAGCCGGAACAGGGCGGCCGGCTCGGGCGCCAGCAGGCGTTGCAGGCGCACCAGCACGCGCCGCATGGCGCCCAGATCTTCGCGCTTGGCGGTAGGGCGGTCGGCCAGCAGCTTGTCTTCGATGTCGTCGACCCGTTCGACGGCGTCGCGCACGATTTTCACCAGCACGTCGGCCTGGTCGCGCAGCAGGTGGATCAGCAGTTCGACCGAGGAGCGTACCGGCTCGCCCTGGCGTACCGCCTGGCGCACGCGTTCGATCGACTGCAAGGGCTTCCTGCGCGCGCTGACGACGACGTTGCGCGCCACGCTGACCCACAGGGTCGAAATGTCCGACTCCTCGAACGAAAAATTGTGCAGCACATCGTTGACCACCGCGATCAGGGTGTCTTCGGCCAGTTCGATGCGGGTCGAACGCGAGCCGGTGTGCAGCGTCTCGTAGAATTCATCGGCCAGGTTGGCGTGCGTGGTCAGCCACTTTTCGCTGGCCGCGTTGGACAGGTTGAAGTGCAGCCAGATGAACTGCGATGGATTGTTGGCCGCGTGGTCGCGCATCCAGGCCAGCGCCGCGGCCGAATCGATGGCCAGCGCTTCCGGGCTGACGCCGAACAGATAGCCCCACACCAGCCCCGAAGGGTCGGAGCCATAGCTCACTTCAACCTTGTCGATCTCAAGCAAGGCAGCCTCCGGCGCGCATGCTTGCGTCATGGTCGGTTTGGGCGTCGCTTAGCGCGTCGCATGGCGCTGCTGTCGGCATCGGATAATCGTCGTCAATTCAGGATGCCGATATAGTACAGTGTTTGCCCCGCAAAATCCCGCAAAAGCGGCGCCCCCGCCAGGCGGGCGGCCAATGGCGCTAAAATACGCACTTGCGGATGCCGATGGCATCCATCACCCGCCAGACCAGACTCTTATGACCCAACGCCTTATCCTCGCTTCCAACAACGCCGGCAAACTCAAGGAGTTTGGCGAAATCCTCGCACCCGTAGGCTTTACCCTGCACGCACAGGGCGAATTCGACGTGCCCGAAGCCGACGAGCCGTTCGCCACGTTTGTCGAAAACGCGCTCGAAAAGGCGCGCCACGCGTCGCGCCTGACCGGTTTGCCGGCGCTGGCGGACGATTCGGGCGTCTGCGTCAATGCCCTGGGCGGCGCGCCCGGCGTATGGTCGGCGCGGTTTGCGGGCGAACCGAAATCGGACGCGCGCAACAACGAAAAATTGATCGCCGACCTGGCCGGACACGCCGACAAATCGGCGTACTACTACTGCGTGCTGGTGTTCGTGCGCCACGCGGACGACCCGCAGCCGGTCATTGCCGACGGCCGCTGGAACGGCGAGATCGTCGCCGAGGCGCGCGGCACGGGCGGTTTTGGCTACGATCCGCATTTCTGGATTCCTTCGCTGGGCAAGTGCACCGCCGAGTTGTCGCCAGCGGAGAAAAACGCGCTGTCGCACCGCGGCCAGGCCCTGCGCGCGCTGGTAGAGAAGCTGAAATGATTCCGATCAAAGTCGCCGGCAGCGCCGTCAAGACCGAGCCCCGCTCGCCGGCCGCCAGCGCCCTGCAGTACCTGCAGCCGGGCGCCTTGAACCTGGCCGCGCTGCCGCCGCTGTCGCTGTACATCCACTATCCGTGGTGCGTGAAGAAGTGCCCGTACTGCGACTTCAATTCGCACGAGGCACGCGGCGAGCTGCCGGAAGAGGAATACCTGGATGCGCTGCGGCTCGATCTGGAGCAGTCGCTGCCGCTGATCTGGGGCCGCAAGATCTACACCATCTTTATCGGCGGCGGTACGCCGAGCCTGATGTCGGCCAAGGGCCTGGACCGCCTGATGTCGGATGTGCGCACCCTGCTGCCGCTGGATGTGGATGCGGAAGTGACGATGGAAGCCAATCCGGGCACGTTTGAGGCCGAAAAATTCAAGTCGTTCCGCGCCAGCGGCATCAACCGCCTGTCGATCGGGATTCAGAGCTTCAGCGGCAAGCACCTCAAGGCGCTGGGGCGGATCCATGACGACAACGAGGCGCGCCGGGCGGTCGAGATCGCGCATGCGAACTTCGACAACTTCAATCTCGATCTGATGTATGCCTTGCCGTCGCAGACCCTGGAAGAAGCACGGCACGACCTGGAAACGGCGCTGTCGTTCGCGCCGCCGCACCTGTCGCTGTACCACCTGACGATGGAGCCGAACACGCTGTTCGCCAAGTATCCGCCGGCGCTGCCGGATGACGATGCCAGCGCCGACATGCAGGACATGATCGCGCTGGAGACGGCGGCGGCGGGATACGGGCATTACGAAGTGTCGGCGTACGCGCAGCCGGGGCGGCGCGCGAAGCACAATGTGAATTACTGGGAGTTCGGCGATTATCTCGGCATTGGCGCGGGCGCGCACTCGAAGATCTCGTTCCCGCACCGGGTGCTGCGCCAGGCGCGCTACAAGCAGCCCAAGGCGTTTATCGAGGCGGCGCGGGCCGGTAATCCGGTGCAGGAAGAACGCGAGATCGGGCGCGCGGATATGGGGTTCGAGTTCATGCTCAATACCTTGCGCCTGACCGAAGGGTTTTCACCGAACCTGTTCGGCGAACGCACCGGCATGGGGATCAATGCGATCGAG of the Massilia violaceinigra genome contains:
- the rdgB gene encoding RdgB/HAM1 family non-canonical purine NTP pyrophosphatase, translated to MTQRLILASNNAGKLKEFGEILAPVGFTLHAQGEFDVPEADEPFATFVENALEKARHASRLTGLPALADDSGVCVNALGGAPGVWSARFAGEPKSDARNNEKLIADLAGHADKSAYYYCVLVFVRHADDPQPVIADGRWNGEIVAEARGTGGFGYDPHFWIPSLGKCTAELSPAEKNALSHRGQALRALVEKLK
- the hemW gene encoding radical SAM family heme chaperone HemW, whose protein sequence is MIPIKVAGSAVKTEPRSPAASALQYLQPGALNLAALPPLSLYIHYPWCVKKCPYCDFNSHEARGELPEEEYLDALRLDLEQSLPLIWGRKIYTIFIGGGTPSLMSAKGLDRLMSDVRTLLPLDVDAEVTMEANPGTFEAEKFKSFRASGINRLSIGIQSFSGKHLKALGRIHDDNEARRAVEIAHANFDNFNLDLMYALPSQTLEEARHDLETALSFAPPHLSLYHLTMEPNTLFAKYPPALPDDDASADMQDMIALETAAAGYGHYEVSAYAQPGRRAKHNVNYWEFGDYLGIGAGAHSKISFPHRVLRQARYKQPKAFIEAARAGNPVQEEREIGRADMGFEFMLNTLRLTEGFSPNLFGERTGMGINAIEQTLNAAEAKGLIYRDHKIIRPTELGQRFLNDLQEMFLSA
- a CDS encoding transporter, yielding MTQACAPEAALLEIDKVEVSYGSDPSGLVWGYLFGVSPEALAIDSAAALAWMRDHAANNPSQFIWLHFNLSNAASEKWLTTHANLADEFYETLHTGSRSTRIELAEDTLIAVVNDVLHNFSFEESDISTLWVSVARNVVVSARRKPLQSIERVRQAVRQGEPVRSSVELLIHLLRDQADVLVKIVRDAVERVDDIEDKLLADRPTAKREDLGAMRRVLVRLQRLLAPEPAALFRLLQRPPSWMADLDTQELREATEEFSVVLSDMSSLQERIKLLQEEIAARVSEETGRSLFILTIVTVLALPINIIAGMLGMNVGGIPLAHHPAGFWIIAGIIATFTVVAGWLVTRAARRLR